In Arctopsyche grandis isolate Sample6627 chromosome 13, ASM5162203v2, whole genome shotgun sequence, one DNA window encodes the following:
- the RpS9 gene encoding ribosomal protein S9: MVNGRVPSVFSKTYVTPRRPYEKTRLDHELKIIGEFGLCNKREVWKVKYTLAKIRKAARELLTLDEKESKRLFEGNALLRRLVRIGVLDEARMKLDYVLGLKIEDFLERRLQTQVFKLGLAKSIHHARVLIRQRHIRVRKQVVNIPSFMVRLDSQKHIDFSLKSPFGGGRPGRVKRKNMKKSQGGAAAADEEED; the protein is encoded by the exons ATGGTGAACGGCAGAGTACCCTCTGTCTTCTCCAAGACATACGTCACTCCTAGACGTCCCTATGAGAAAACTCGCCTCGATCATGAGTTGAAGATCATCGGTGAATTTGGTTTGTGTAACAAACGCGAGGTCTGGAAGGTCAAGTACACCCTTGCCAAAATCCGTAAAGCTGCTCGTGAACTTTTGACCCTCGACGAGAAGGAGTCCAAAAGATTGTTCGAAG GTAATGCTTTGCTCCGTCGATTGGTCCGTATCGGCGTGTTGGATGAAGCCCGCATGAAGCTCGATTATGTACTTGGTTTGAAAATCGAAGATTTCTTGGAAAGGCGTCTCCAAACCCAAGTCTTCAAATTGGGACTTGCCAAGTCCATTCATCATGCTCGAGTTCTTATCAGACAAAGACACATTCG tgtTCGTAAGCAAGTTGTAAATATTCCATCCTTCATGGTGCGTCTGGACTCTCAGAAGCACATTGACTTCTCACTCAAGTCTCCATTCGGTGGTGGCAGGCCAGGCCGCGTGAAGAGGAAGAACATGAAGAAGAGCCAAGGTGGCGCAGCTGCTGCTGATGAGGAGGAAGATTAA
- the LOC143921234 gene encoding uncharacterized protein LOC143921234: MECRLCLHPEPRIPIWGNPESLALRIWRCCQLQVVKNDGLPDKICSSCESKLELHTQFKSICEESDRALRRKHNTDVNIKVEEIDMTFNNEDWRNEECSSSSSVLNIYNDNKRSTMKLNDFHINDQELSEVKGVINQNFNAADRKPSPLELSIYADKHNINDNNSQMEETHIEKCTEQNGNNLKKVYLTSSTRTKRFECDICSESFTFMNELNMHMKIHIEDKPHKCGICSKSFLLKSHLNTHIKIHTNGKPHKCMICSKAFGFKHDLNIHIKIHTGERPHKCDVCSRAFILKSGLNNHMKLHIGEKPFVCEVCSKAFVLRSILNEHMKVHTGEKPHICKICLKAFVLKSVLNRHMKIHSGEKPHKCEICSKGFISKHYAKIHMQFHTGGKPHQCEICSKAFVCKGGLKRHVKVHSGVNGCQTSHNMTDFTVQN, from the exons ATGGAGTGTCGTCTATGTTTACATCCAGAACCACGTATTCCTATTTGGGGGAATCCTGAGTCGCTAGCGTTACGCATATGGCGTTGCTGTCAATTGCAG GTGGTTAAAAATGACGGATTACCTGATAAAATATGCTCATCTTGTGAGTCAAAATTAGAACTTCATACACAATTTAAAAGTATTTGTGAAGAATCGGATAGAGCTTTAAGGCGTAAACATAATACCgatgtaaatattaaagtgGAAGAAATAGACATGACTTTTAATAATGAAGATTGGAGGAATGAAGAGTGTAGTAGTAGTTCATCtgtgttaaatatttataatgataataaaagaaGTACAATGAAGTTAAACGACTTTCATATAAATGATCAAGAACTAAGTGAAGTGAAAGGTGTTATAAATCAGAATTTTAATGCTGCGGATAGGAAACCAAGTCCACTCGAATTATCAATTTATGCTGATAAACAcaatataaatgataataattctCAAATG GAAGAAACACATATAGAAAAATGTACTGAACAAAAtggtaataatttaaaaaaagtatatctCACATCGTCTACTAGAACGAAACGTTTTGAATGTGATATATGCTCGGAATCATTTACTTTTATGAATGAATTAAACATGCACatgaaaattcatattgaaGACAAGCCTCACAAGTGtggtatttgttcaaaatcgttcCTTTTAAAGAGTCATCTAAATACGCACATAAAAATTCACACTAATGGCAAACCCCACAAGTGTATGATATGTTCAAAGGCATTTGGTTTCAAACATGATTTAAACATCCATATTAAAATTCACACTGGTGAACGACCGCACAAATGTGACGTATGTTCAAGAGCGTTTATTCTCAAAAGTGGTCTGAACAATCATATGAAACTTCACATTGGCGAAAAACCTTTCGTGTGTGAAGTATGTTCAAAGGCATTCGTTCTCAGAAGTATCTTGAATGAACACATGAAAGTTCACACTGGAGAGAAGCCCcacatatgtaaaatttgtttgaaGGCATTTGTCCTCAAAAGTGTTCTTAACAGACATATGAAAATACACTCTGGTGAGAAACCgcataaatgtgaaatatgtTCGAAAGGATTCATTTCAAAACATTATGCCAAGATTCACATGCAGTTTCACACAGGAGGAAAACCACACCAATGTGAGATATGTTCTAAAGCGTTCGTTTGTAAAGGTGGTTTAAAAAGACATGTTAAAGTTCACTCTGGTGTAAATGGATGTCAAACGTCACATAATATGACAGATTTTActgtacaaaattaa
- the LOC143921282 gene encoding uncharacterized protein LOC143921282 isoform X1 — MECRLCLSFAPEELAVSIYENVHPLNLEQQILDCCRLRVPKTDKLPNMICSSCESNLKLFSSFKNRCAENNELRRSRLREGSVVKTEEIILDDLNWEDESRVGSTSFTRNILEVPHKCNICLKTFKKKPYLQKHKLIHTGDKPYKCDICLKSFTRKSYLMGHANIHSEDNPHKCDLCLRSFKTKIQYMIHMNIHTGLKPYKCDKCIKSFLRKSHLTAHMTIHTGLKQHTCDMCFKSFAHKSCLKRHFMINHAERKMYTCDICSKSFTDKNNITKHLKLHTGLKTNKCDVCSKSFTNKFNLTVHMNIHTKEKQTKCDICSKTFTRKSSLAGHMLIHTGLRPYKCSKCLKLFGKKSHLTRHMIIHTKRKLYT, encoded by the exons ATGGAGTGTAGACTTTGTCTCTCTTTTGCCCCAGAAGAGTTAGCTGTGTCCATCTATGAAAACGTTCATCCACTAAATTTAGAACAGCAAATTTTGGATTGTTGTAGATTACGC gtgCCCAAAACCGACAAATTGCCAAATATGATATGCTCATCGTGCgagtcaaatttaaaattattcagcaGTTTTAAGAATAGATGCGCTGAAAACAACGAATTACGAAGATCTAGATTACGCGAGGGCTCTGTTGTCAAAACGGAAGAGATCATATTAGACGATTTAAATTGGGAGGATGAATCTCGCGTCGGTTCAACCTCATTCACTCGCAACATCCTCGAAGTACCACATAagtgtaatatttgtttaaaaacgtTCAAGAAAAAGCCTTACTTACAGAAACATAAGCTCATACACACAGGAGACAAaccatataaatgtgatatttgtttaaaatcgtttacgcGAAAATCCTACTTAATGGGGCACGCAAATATTCATTCTGAAGATAATCCACATAAATGTGACTTGTGTTTAAGATCATTCAAAACTAAAATCCagtatatgatacatatgaatattcacacCGGGCTGAAACCATACAAGTGTGACAAATgcataaaatcatttttgaggAAATCCCATCTAACGGCTCACATGACCATTCATACGGGATTAAAACAGCATACATGTGACATGTGTTTTAAATCGTTTGCGCATAAATCTTGCTTAAAGAGACATTTTATGATAAATCATGCTGAAAGAAAAATGTATACATGTGACATATGTTCAAAATCGTTTACCGATAAAAACAACATTACTAAACATTTGAAGCTTCACACTGGATTAAAAACCAACAAGTGTGACGTTTGCTCAAAATcgtttacaaataaatttaacttaactgtacatatgaacattcatACAAAAGAAAAGCAAACCAAATGTGACATATGTTCAAAAACGTTCACACGAAAATCTTCACTAGCAGGTCATATGCTTATTCACACTGGATTAAGACCATACAAATGTTCCAAATGCTTAAAATTGTTCGGTAAAAAGTCCCACTTGACAAGACATATGATCATTCATACCAAGAGAAAACTATATACTTGA
- the LOC143921282 gene encoding uncharacterized protein LOC143921282 isoform X2 encodes MICSSCESNLKLFSSFKNRCAENNELRRSRLREGSVVKTEEIILDDLNWEDESRVGSTSFTRNILEVPHKCNICLKTFKKKPYLQKHKLIHTGDKPYKCDICLKSFTRKSYLMGHANIHSEDNPHKCDLCLRSFKTKIQYMIHMNIHTGLKPYKCDKCIKSFLRKSHLTAHMTIHTGLKQHTCDMCFKSFAHKSCLKRHFMINHAERKMYTCDICSKSFTDKNNITKHLKLHTGLKTNKCDVCSKSFTNKFNLTVHMNIHTKEKQTKCDICSKTFTRKSSLAGHMLIHTGLRPYKCSKCLKLFGKKSHLTRHMIIHTKRKLYT; translated from the coding sequence ATGATATGCTCATCGTGCgagtcaaatttaaaattattcagcaGTTTTAAGAATAGATGCGCTGAAAACAACGAATTACGAAGATCTAGATTACGCGAGGGCTCTGTTGTCAAAACGGAAGAGATCATATTAGACGATTTAAATTGGGAGGATGAATCTCGCGTCGGTTCAACCTCATTCACTCGCAACATCCTCGAAGTACCACATAagtgtaatatttgtttaaaaacgtTCAAGAAAAAGCCTTACTTACAGAAACATAAGCTCATACACACAGGAGACAAaccatataaatgtgatatttgtttaaaatcgtttacgcGAAAATCCTACTTAATGGGGCACGCAAATATTCATTCTGAAGATAATCCACATAAATGTGACTTGTGTTTAAGATCATTCAAAACTAAAATCCagtatatgatacatatgaatattcacacCGGGCTGAAACCATACAAGTGTGACAAATgcataaaatcatttttgaggAAATCCCATCTAACGGCTCACATGACCATTCATACGGGATTAAAACAGCATACATGTGACATGTGTTTTAAATCGTTTGCGCATAAATCTTGCTTAAAGAGACATTTTATGATAAATCATGCTGAAAGAAAAATGTATACATGTGACATATGTTCAAAATCGTTTACCGATAAAAACAACATTACTAAACATTTGAAGCTTCACACTGGATTAAAAACCAACAAGTGTGACGTTTGCTCAAAATcgtttacaaataaatttaacttaactgtacatatgaacattcatACAAAAGAAAAGCAAACCAAATGTGACATATGTTCAAAAACGTTCACACGAAAATCTTCACTAGCAGGTCATATGCTTATTCACACTGGATTAAGACCATACAAATGTTCCAAATGCTTAAAATTGTTCGGTAAAAAGTCCCACTTGACAAGACATATGATCATTCATACCAAGAGAAAACTATATACTTGA